Proteins found in one Triticum urartu cultivar G1812 chromosome 4, Tu2.1, whole genome shotgun sequence genomic segment:
- the LOC125553338 gene encoding UDP-glycosyltransferase 73C11-like: MAPATATAIETSIILPPHFVLVPLIGQGHTIPMSDLACLLAGRGVRVSLVTTPVNAARLQGVADRARRAMLPLEIVELPFPPADDGLPPGSTAGIDSFLRLFLDLYRLAGPLEAYVRALPRRPSCIISDACNPWTAGVARSVGVPRLFFHVPSIFYSLCDLNVATYGKGDHDTSYVVPGMPMRVEMTKETWSSSFYTTPEWEEFTKEAREGMRSSDGAVMNTFMGLEQEFITSYEAALGKPVWALGPFLLGNRRDKEAVYHSAVTAWLDKMDQSTVIYVNFGSLVQMPPKQLYEVGHGLEDSEKPFLWVVKESETALPEVQEWLQALEARTAGQGLIVHGWAPQLAIMSHHAVGGFMTHCGWNSLLESIAHGVPVVTWPHFSDQFLNERLVVEVLGVGVPLMPSGNNRAVMRGHIARAVSELMGDGAVAEDRRKKCKDYGERAHASVAKGGSSHENLTRLLQSFMPSGSKEL; the protein is encoded by the coding sequence ATGGCGCCCGCGACGGCGACGGCGATAGAGACATCCATAATCCTTCCGCCACACTTTGTTCTCGTCCCGCTCATCGGGCAGGGCCACACCATCCCCATGTCGGACCTTGCCTGCCTCCTCGCGGGACGCGGTGTGAGAGTGAGCCTCGTTACAACACCTGTCAACGCCGCGCGTCTACAGGGTGTAGCCGACAGGGCGCGGCGCGCCATGTTGCCCCTGGAGATAGTTGAGCTCCCGTTCCCGCCGGCCGACGACGGGCTGCCCCCTGGCAGCACCGCCGGCATCGACAGCTTCCTCCGGTTGTTCCTGGACCTCTACAGGCTGGCCGGGCCGCTCGAGGCCTATGTGCGCGCGCTGCCGCGGCGCCCCAGCTGCATCATCTCCGACGCTTGCAACCCGTGGACAGCCGGCGTCGCAAGGAGCGTCGGGGTCCCGCGGCTCTTCTTCCACGTGCCTTCCATCTTCTACTCGCTATGCGACCTGAACGTGGCAACGTATGGCAAGGGCGACCACGACACGTCGTACGTCGTGCCGGGCATGCCGATGCGCGTAGAGATGACCAAGGAGACATGGTCGTCCTCCTTCTATACCACACCCGAGTGGGAGGAGTTCACCAAGGAGGCGCGGGAGGGCATGCGCTCATCCGATGGCGCCGTGATGAACACCTTCATGGGCCTCGAGCAAGAGTTCATCACTTCCTACGAAGCGGCACTTGGCAAGCCTGTCTGGGCGCTTGGGCCCTTTTTGCTCGGTAACCGGCGGGACAAGGAGGCCGTCTACCATAGCGCGGTCACCGCTTGGCTCGACAAGATGGACCAGAGCACGGTCATTTATGTCAATTTTGGCAGCTTGGTGCAAATGCCTCCCAAGCAGCTGTACGAGGTTGGACACGGCCTCGAGGACTCTGAGAAGCCGTTCCTTTGGGTGGTGAAGGAGTCTGAGACGGCGTTGCCAGAAGTGCAAGAGTGGCTCCAAGCCCTGGAGGCACGCACGGCAGGGCAGGGACTCATAGTGCATGGTTGGGCGCCTCAGCTCGCCATCATGTCGCACCACGCCGTAGGCGGCTTCATGACTCACTGTGGGTGGAACTCCCTGCTAGAGTCCATCGCGCACGGCGTGCCTGTCGTGACGTGGCCTCACTTCAGCGACCAGTTCCTCAACGAGAGGCTGGTCGTGGAAGTACTTGGGGTCGGCGTGCCCTTGATGCCGTCCGGTAACAACAGGGCCGTGATGCGGGGGCACATTGCGCGAGCAGTGTCAGAGCTGATGGGCGATGGGGCTGTGGCAGAGGACAGGAGGAAAAAGTGCAAGGATTATGGGGAGAGAGCTCATGCATCCGTAGCGAAAGGAGGATCGTCGCACGAAAACCTGACGCGGCTATTACAGAGCTTCATGCCGAGTGGCAGCAAGGAACTGTAG